One Sphingopyxis macrogoltabida genomic region harbors:
- a CDS encoding putative bifunctional diguanylate cyclase/phosphodiesterase produces MTAMPRPRDRSEGAKRDIVAGGIVVAAILLFVGTGSNVMQSVIRSLIGIGGGPDNVLTATLVLNIALILFGWRRYEDLNREIVERTEAEQRARYLADTDPLTGFLNRRALMANGQQLIVDAALEKRQVALFLLDLDHFKTVNDIHGHAAGDRVLQVAAERITAVLPPSATKARLGGDEFVAMLPFEPAARDHIEALAAQLIAALEEPIFHGAQQIRTGASLGVALASEAGITMETIVRQADIAMYHCKDEGRNRFCWFEPGMEMAVQVRNQIETGIRTGMPRGEFVPHFEPQVDIASGRLLGFEMLMRWESPEYGMIPPERFIPVAEESGLIGELSLQVIGRAMEIAKGWDPSIMLAVNISPQQLKDPWFSQKLTKLLVETGFPASQLEVEITESSLFENLPLVRSIVTSLKNQGVSLSLDDFGTGYSSLSHLRALPFDRIKIDRSFIAAMRGSPDAQAIVVAIVRLGESLSMPITAEGVEDEATAIELTRLGCAKGQGWYYGRAASATDTAALLAERGLLRAPVVPKAAPPAGDESPLRKSA; encoded by the coding sequence GGTCGCTGATCGGCATCGGCGGCGGCCCCGACAATGTGCTGACCGCGACGCTCGTGCTCAACATCGCGCTGATCCTGTTCGGCTGGCGCCGTTACGAGGATCTCAATCGCGAAATCGTCGAACGCACCGAGGCCGAACAGCGCGCGCGCTATCTGGCCGACACCGACCCGCTGACGGGTTTCCTGAACCGCCGCGCGCTGATGGCGAACGGGCAGCAGTTGATCGTCGATGCGGCGCTGGAAAAGCGGCAGGTCGCCCTGTTCCTGCTCGATCTCGATCATTTCAAGACGGTCAACGACATCCACGGCCACGCAGCGGGTGACCGGGTGCTGCAGGTCGCGGCCGAGCGCATCACCGCGGTGCTGCCGCCGAGCGCGACCAAGGCACGGCTCGGCGGCGACGAATTCGTCGCGATGCTGCCGTTCGAACCTGCGGCGCGCGATCATATCGAAGCGCTCGCGGCGCAGCTTATCGCCGCGCTCGAGGAACCGATCTTTCACGGCGCGCAGCAGATTCGCACCGGCGCTTCGCTCGGCGTCGCGCTGGCGAGCGAGGCGGGGATCACGATGGAAACGATCGTGCGCCAAGCCGACATCGCCATGTATCATTGCAAGGACGAGGGGCGGAACCGCTTCTGCTGGTTCGAGCCGGGCATGGAAATGGCGGTGCAGGTCCGCAACCAGATCGAAACCGGGATTCGCACCGGCATGCCGCGCGGCGAATTCGTCCCCCATTTCGAGCCGCAGGTCGACATCGCGAGCGGTCGCCTGCTCGGTTTCGAGATGCTGATGCGCTGGGAATCGCCCGAATATGGCATGATCCCGCCCGAACGCTTCATTCCGGTAGCCGAGGAAAGCGGGCTGATCGGCGAATTGTCGTTACAGGTCATCGGCCGTGCGATGGAAATCGCCAAGGGCTGGGACCCGTCGATCATGCTCGCGGTCAATATCTCGCCGCAGCAGCTCAAGGATCCGTGGTTCAGCCAGAAGCTCACCAAGCTGCTCGTCGAAACGGGCTTCCCGGCCAGCCAGCTCGAGGTCGAGATCACCGAAAGCTCGCTGTTCGAAAATCTGCCGCTCGTCCGCTCGATCGTCACCAGCCTGAAGAATCAGGGCGTGTCGCTGAGTCTCGACGATTTCGGCACCGGCTACAGCTCGCTGTCGCACCTCCGCGCGCTGCCCTTCGACCGGATCAAGATCGACCGCAGCTTCATCGCCGCGATGCGCGGCAGCCCCGACGCGCAGGCGATCGTCGTCGCGATCGTCCGGCTGGGCGAAAGCCTGTCGATGCCGATCACGGCCGAGGGGGTCGAGGATGAAGCGACCGCGATCGAACTGACGCGGCTCGGCTGCGCCAAGGGTCAGGGCTGGTATTACGGGCGCGCGGCTTCCGCCACCGACACCGCCGCCCTGCTCGCCGAACGCGGGCTGCTGCGCGCGCCGGTGGTGCCCAAGGCCGCGCCGCCGGCCGGCGATGAGTCTCCGCTGCGCAAGAGCGCGTAA
- the dapF gene encoding diaminopimelate epimerase gives MADRFTKMHGLGNDFVVIDAREQSVEMTPARAHAIADRRHGIGCDQLILLEPSSKADVRMRIFNADGGEVEACGNATRCVATLIGQPAVIETLGGMLRVTPADGGAEVVLGEPQFDWEHIPLAMPMDTRDMPVAWDELEHGAAVNVGNPHIVFFVPEADAVALDELGPRIETDPLFPERVNVNVASLDGPDCLQLRVWERGVGLTQACGTGACATAVAAIRAGIVQSPVTVSLPGGDLVIRWAPGEPIVMSGAATRVFEGETDWAQFG, from the coding sequence ATGGCGGATCGCTTCACCAAGATGCATGGCCTCGGCAACGACTTCGTCGTCATCGACGCGCGCGAGCAGAGCGTCGAGATGACGCCGGCGCGGGCGCATGCGATCGCCGACCGGCGCCATGGCATCGGCTGCGACCAGCTCATCCTGCTCGAACCATCGAGCAAGGCCGACGTCCGCATGCGCATTTTCAACGCCGACGGCGGCGAGGTCGAGGCGTGCGGCAATGCGACGCGCTGTGTCGCGACGCTGATCGGCCAGCCCGCGGTGATCGAAACGCTCGGCGGCATGCTCCGCGTGACGCCCGCCGACGGCGGTGCCGAGGTCGTGCTGGGCGAACCGCAGTTCGACTGGGAGCATATCCCGCTCGCCATGCCGATGGACACGCGCGACATGCCCGTCGCGTGGGACGAGCTGGAGCATGGCGCGGCGGTCAATGTCGGCAATCCGCACATCGTCTTCTTCGTCCCCGAAGCCGATGCGGTGGCGCTCGACGAGCTAGGCCCGCGGATCGAGACTGATCCGCTGTTCCCCGAACGCGTCAACGTCAATGTCGCGAGCCTCGACGGACCCGATTGCCTGCAACTGCGGGTCTGGGAACGCGGCGTCGGCCTGACCCAGGCGTGCGGCACCGGCGCCTGTGCGACCGCCGTCGCGGCAATCCGCGCCGGTATCGTCCAGTCGCCCGTGACCGTATCGCTGCCCGGCGGCGACCTTGTCATCCGTTGGGCGCCGGGCGAGCCGATCGTGATGAGCGGCGCCGCGACGCGCGTGTTCGAGGGCGAGACCGACTGGGCGCAGTTCGGATGA
- a CDS encoding MiaB/RimO family radical SAM methylthiotransferase, with amino-acid sequence MSIEVLDGGLDVVNFGCRLNIAEGEAVRAAARAAGAKDAIIFNSCAVTDEAVRQARQAVRRALRERPGADVVVTGCAAELEAGSFAAMGARVVRNDAKGRAESYGGVAVTPGRLAYAPALSGADHARAFLGVQTGCSHSCTFCATVLARGTARSASADAVIAAARTALDRGQREIILTGVDLASYGDDSETTLAALVEALLALPVERLRLSSLDPDRIDDRLFALLTQEKRVMPHVHLSLQAGDDMVLTRMKRRHRRADAVRLVERLKAARADIAIGADLIAGFPTEDAAMFANSLALIDDCDIVFGHIFPYSPRAGTPAARMPQVGRAMARQRAAALREANGRRRHRWLDAQIDRTASMLVERDGVTGHAENFVAISLAAPAAPGTINDVRMTARDGDRMIATTIERDIAA; translated from the coding sequence ATGAGCATCGAGGTTTTGGACGGCGGGCTTGACGTCGTCAATTTCGGGTGCCGGCTCAATATCGCCGAGGGCGAGGCGGTACGCGCCGCGGCGAGAGCGGCGGGCGCGAAGGACGCGATCATCTTCAACAGCTGCGCGGTGACCGACGAGGCAGTGCGGCAGGCGCGGCAGGCGGTGCGCCGCGCGCTCCGCGAACGGCCCGGCGCCGACGTTGTGGTGACCGGCTGCGCGGCAGAGCTCGAAGCCGGAAGTTTCGCGGCGATGGGCGCGCGGGTCGTGCGCAACGACGCGAAGGGGCGCGCCGAAAGCTATGGTGGCGTGGCCGTCACGCCCGGCAGGCTCGCTTACGCCCCTGCCCTCTCGGGCGCCGATCACGCGCGGGCCTTCCTTGGCGTGCAGACCGGCTGTTCGCATAGCTGCACCTTTTGCGCGACGGTGCTGGCGCGCGGGACGGCACGGTCGGCGAGTGCCGATGCGGTGATCGCCGCCGCGCGCACCGCGCTCGACCGCGGCCAGCGCGAGATCATCCTGACCGGTGTCGACCTGGCGAGCTACGGCGACGACAGCGAAACGACATTGGCGGCGCTGGTCGAGGCGTTGCTGGCATTGCCGGTCGAACGCCTTCGCCTTTCGTCGCTCGACCCGGACCGGATCGACGACCGCCTGTTCGCGCTGTTGACCCAGGAAAAGCGCGTGATGCCGCATGTCCATCTGTCGCTGCAGGCCGGCGACGACATGGTGCTGACGCGCATGAAGCGCCGCCACCGCCGCGCCGATGCCGTCCGGCTGGTCGAGCGGCTGAAGGCCGCGCGCGCCGACATCGCCATCGGTGCCGACCTGATCGCCGGTTTCCCGACCGAGGATGCGGCGATGTTCGCGAACTCGCTGGCGCTGATCGACGATTGCGACATCGTCTTCGGCCATATCTTTCCCTACAGCCCGCGCGCCGGCACCCCCGCCGCGCGGATGCCGCAAGTCGGTCGCGCGATGGCGCGCCAGCGTGCCGCGGCGCTGCGCGAGGCCAACGGCCGCCGCCGCCACCGCTGGCTCGACGCGCAGATCGACCGCACCGCATCGATGCTCGTCGAGCGCGACGGGGTGACCGGCCATGCGGAAAATTTCGTTGCCATCAGCCTCGCCGCCCCCGCGGCGCCGGGCACCATCAACGACGTGCGGATGACCGCGCGCGACGGAGACCGCATGATCGCCACCACCATCGAACGGGATATCGCAGCATGA
- the ftsY gene encoding signal recognition particle-docking protein FtsY, whose translation MSGPSWSERLLGGLKRTSERLGENLSGLTGKSRLDDDDLDRIEEALITADLGPAMAARIRDRLSERRDVAANGTEELRKVVAEEIAAVLRPVAEPLEIDAFPRPQVILVIGVNGSGKTTTIAKLAHLFQEQDYGVMLVAGDTFRAAAIGQLKVWAERLGVPIMAGPEGGDSAGIVFDAVKQATATGIDVLIVDTAGRLQNKRELMDELAKIKRVLGRLNPAAPHDVVLVLDATTGQNALSQIDVFREVAGVTGLVMTKLDGTARGGVLVAAAERHGLPIHAIGIGETMGDLRPFDADEIAGIIAGNIR comes from the coding sequence ATGAGCGGGCCGAGCTGGAGCGAACGGCTGCTCGGCGGCCTCAAGCGCACATCGGAACGGCTCGGCGAGAATCTGTCGGGGCTGACTGGCAAGTCGCGGCTCGACGACGACGATCTCGACCGGATCGAGGAAGCGCTGATCACCGCCGACCTCGGTCCCGCGATGGCGGCGCGTATCCGCGACCGCCTGTCCGAACGCCGCGACGTCGCCGCCAACGGCACCGAGGAATTGCGCAAGGTCGTCGCCGAAGAGATCGCCGCGGTGCTGCGCCCCGTCGCCGAGCCGCTGGAGATCGATGCCTTCCCGCGGCCGCAGGTCATCCTCGTGATCGGGGTCAACGGATCGGGCAAGACGACCACCATCGCCAAGCTGGCGCACCTGTTCCAGGAACAGGATTATGGCGTCATGCTGGTCGCAGGCGACACCTTCCGCGCCGCCGCGATCGGGCAATTGAAGGTCTGGGCCGAGCGGCTGGGCGTACCGATCATGGCGGGGCCCGAAGGCGGCGACAGCGCGGGCATCGTCTTCGACGCGGTCAAGCAGGCGACCGCGACCGGCATTGACGTGCTGATCGTCGACACCGCCGGGCGCCTGCAGAACAAGCGCGAGCTGATGGACGAGCTCGCCAAGATCAAGCGCGTGCTCGGCCGCCTCAACCCCGCCGCGCCGCACGACGTCGTGCTGGTGCTCGACGCGACGACCGGCCAGAATGCCCTGTCGCAGATCGACGTGTTCCGCGAGGTCGCCGGGGTCACCGGGCTCGTCATGACCAAGCTCGACGGCACCGCGCGCGGCGGCGTGCTGGTCGCCGCCGCCGAACGCCACGGCCTCCCCATCCACGCGATCGGTATCGGCGAGACGATGGGCGACCTCCGCCCCTTCGACGCCGACGAGATCGCGGGCATCATTGCAGGAAATATAAGATGA
- a CDS encoding inner membrane-spanning protein YciB, with protein MSDVLPGGPEAAPAPPPAKHGWLNFAIDFGPLLVFFLTYKFSSGGTGAFAATTGAIKGTVAFMVAIVIAMAVSKWKLGKISPMLWMSGVLVIGFGALTIWFHDERFIVMKPTIIYAAFAALLLGGYWFGKPMLKYLLQSALDGVTEQGWLLLSRNWGLFFAALGIANHVMYELIEAKRMSFDLWLTIKVWGVTALSFLFTLSQLPVMLKYGLAVPDETALDKQA; from the coding sequence ATGAGCGACGTGCTTCCCGGCGGCCCCGAGGCCGCGCCGGCGCCGCCGCCCGCCAAACATGGCTGGCTGAATTTCGCGATCGATTTCGGGCCTTTGCTCGTTTTCTTCCTGACCTATAAATTCTCCTCGGGCGGGACCGGCGCCTTTGCCGCGACGACCGGCGCGATCAAGGGCACCGTCGCCTTCATGGTTGCGATCGTCATCGCAATGGCGGTGTCGAAGTGGAAGCTCGGCAAGATTTCACCGATGCTGTGGATGTCGGGCGTGCTCGTCATCGGCTTCGGCGCGCTGACCATCTGGTTCCACGACGAACGCTTCATCGTCATGAAGCCGACGATCATCTACGCCGCCTTTGCGGCGCTGTTGCTCGGCGGATACTGGTTCGGCAAACCGATGCTCAAATATCTGCTGCAATCTGCGCTCGACGGGGTCACCGAGCAGGGCTGGCTGCTGCTGTCGCGCAACTGGGGCCTGTTCTTCGCCGCGCTCGGTATCGCCAACCATGTGATGTACGAGCTGATCGAGGCGAAGCGGATGAGCTTCGACCTGTGGCTGACGATCAAGGTCTGGGGGGTCACCGCCCTCTCCTTCCTCTTCACGCTGAGCCAGCTTCCCGTCATGCTGAAGTACGGGCTGGCGGTTCCCGACGAAACGGCGCTCGACAAGCAAGCTTGA
- a CDS encoding urate hydroxylase PuuD — translation MDKFFGNLHAVLGAGLVLAIILMLGLNGQNFEDGVAAGNAIMRWLHTFFGILWIGLLYYFNFVQIPTMPKIPAELKPAVGKHIAPAALFWFRWAALITVLLGLAIAGHAKYLGPALGLQDPYKLIGVGMWLGLIMAFNVWFVIWPNQKKALGIVEADDATKAKAAKTAMIFSRTNTLLSIPMLYAMVNFS, via the coding sequence ATGGACAAGTTTTTCGGGAATCTTCACGCCGTGCTCGGAGCGGGCCTCGTGCTCGCGATCATCCTGATGCTGGGGCTCAACGGCCAGAATTTCGAGGATGGCGTCGCCGCGGGCAATGCGATCATGCGCTGGCTCCACACCTTCTTCGGCATTTTGTGGATCGGCCTGCTTTATTATTTCAACTTCGTCCAGATTCCGACGATGCCGAAAATCCCGGCCGAGCTGAAACCCGCCGTGGGCAAGCATATCGCGCCAGCCGCGCTGTTCTGGTTCCGCTGGGCGGCGCTGATCACCGTACTGCTGGGCCTCGCGATCGCCGGCCACGCCAAATATCTGGGGCCCGCGCTGGGGCTGCAGGATCCGTACAAGCTGATCGGCGTCGGCATGTGGCTGGGGCTGATCATGGCGTTCAACGTCTGGTTCGTGATCTGGCCGAACCAGAAAAAGGCGCTGGGGATCGTCGAGGCCGACGATGCCACGAAAGCCAAGGCCGCGAAGACCGCGATGATCTTTTCGCGGACCAACACCTTGCTGTCGATCCCGATGCTCTATGCGATGGTGAACTTCAGCTGA
- a CDS encoding gamma carbonic anhydrase family protein, with protein MNDISIISVNGKTPQIDPSAFVAPGCRIIGDVTIGPDVSIWYNCVLRADVSHIVVGARSNIQDGSVVHCDGPMPHRPEGFPTIIGEDVLIGHLAMVHGCTLADRAFVGLKATVMNGCRIGSDAMLAAGALLTENKEIPDRELWAGSPARRVREIGDAQAAGMQMGVAHYVMNGRMHKAAVEG; from the coding sequence ATGAACGACATCAGCATCATCAGCGTCAACGGCAAGACGCCGCAGATCGACCCGAGCGCCTTCGTTGCACCGGGATGCCGGATCATCGGCGACGTGACGATCGGACCCGATGTCAGCATCTGGTATAATTGCGTCCTGCGCGCCGATGTCAGCCATATCGTCGTCGGCGCCCGTTCGAACATCCAGGACGGCAGCGTCGTCCATTGCGACGGCCCGATGCCGCACCGACCCGAAGGCTTTCCGACGATCATCGGCGAGGATGTGCTGATCGGCCATCTCGCGATGGTGCATGGCTGCACGCTGGCGGACCGGGCGTTCGTCGGTTTGAAGGCGACGGTGATGAACGGCTGCCGCATCGGCAGCGATGCGATGCTCGCGGCGGGCGCGCTGCTCACCGAGAACAAGGAAATCCCCGATCGCGAGCTTTGGGCCGGCTCGCCGGCGCGCCGCGTGCGCGAGATCGGCGACGCGCAGGCGGCGGGCATGCAGATGGGCGTCGCGCATTATGTGATGAACGGCCGCATGCACAAGGCGGCGGTGGAGGGCTAA
- a CDS encoding fused MFS/spermidine synthase produces MTLSAPASPRRWLFVLTILVGSFLLFLVQPMVARMVLPKLGGAPAVWNSAMLVYQALLLGGYAYAHWLGRFTLRRQATIHLGLFLVAALWLPIGIAAIAPPAPGQEVLWVPLLLLASIGPVFFVVSAQAPLMQRWFAADARAGDPYYLYAASNLGSFAGLLSYPALVEPSLPLAAQSWGWTAGYALLVLLIAASAAARWQRGTVHDEGAAPDEEPRPALRRQLHWLLIAAVPSGLMLSTTTHLTTDIVAMPLLWVLPLGLYLLSFVIAFSTATRLTQIITFTAPAVLLSVGGLALLSSGGGSMMVALASLGMLFVVAVALHGYLYHLRPAAQHLTLFYLIMSAGGVLGGLFAALFAPLLFDWVYEHPLLVLAAAALLPLPALLPWDQWLKLSAAKARAVAALLVGFAAFACWQMVGGWTGSLAGATAIWGLAIFVIGLLVIGWRWAYVAALALLMVGVGGWDTMEESFTGMRVRSYFGVYTVTDDGYRHQRRLAHGTTLHGLQRTDTGGRLEPTTYYGHQSGVGLTLDKAEALAGPDAAVGIVGLGAGTLACYRQPGQQWTIFEIDPVMVDIARDPAKFTFLSDCAGDTPVVIGDARLQIAKQPAGKFDVLVIDAFSSDAIPLHLLTEEAIGIYARALKPDGILLVHISNRFFDLEPVLAAEAKARGWTAAIRMDPGPMGDDFGDLTGSNWVALTATPARMRELTGGIKLRKDRFDNGAWVPLAARPHFTRWTDDYASTLPILLWKHLVGGRE; encoded by the coding sequence GTGACCCTTTCCGCACCCGCATCGCCGCGCCGCTGGCTGTTCGTGCTGACGATCCTCGTCGGCAGTTTCCTGCTCTTTCTCGTCCAGCCGATGGTGGCGCGGATGGTGCTGCCCAAATTGGGCGGCGCACCGGCGGTGTGGAACAGCGCGATGCTCGTCTATCAGGCGCTGTTGCTCGGCGGCTATGCCTATGCGCACTGGCTCGGACGGTTCACGCTCCGGCGGCAGGCGACGATCCATCTCGGGCTGTTTCTCGTCGCCGCGCTATGGCTTCCCATCGGCATCGCGGCGATTGCGCCGCCCGCGCCCGGACAGGAAGTGCTGTGGGTGCCGCTGCTGCTGCTCGCGTCGATCGGCCCCGTCTTCTTCGTGGTCTCGGCGCAGGCGCCGCTGATGCAACGCTGGTTCGCCGCCGACGCGCGCGCGGGCGACCCCTATTATCTCTACGCCGCATCGAACCTTGGCAGTTTTGCCGGGCTGCTCAGCTATCCGGCGCTCGTCGAGCCGAGCCTGCCGCTCGCGGCGCAAAGCTGGGGCTGGACCGCGGGTTATGCGCTGCTCGTGCTGCTCATCGCGGCGAGCGCGGCCGCGCGCTGGCAGCGCGGCACGGTGCATGACGAAGGGGCGGCACCGGACGAAGAGCCGCGCCCCGCGCTGCGGCGCCAGCTTCACTGGCTGCTGATCGCGGCGGTGCCGTCGGGGCTGATGCTGTCGACGACGACGCACCTCACCACCGACATCGTCGCGATGCCGTTGCTGTGGGTATTGCCGCTCGGCCTCTATCTGCTCAGTTTCGTGATCGCCTTTTCGACCGCGACGCGGCTGACGCAGATCATCACCTTCACCGCGCCCGCGGTCCTGCTTTCGGTCGGCGGACTCGCGCTGTTGAGTTCGGGCGGCGGGTCGATGATGGTCGCGCTCGCCAGCCTCGGGATGCTGTTCGTCGTCGCGGTGGCGTTGCACGGCTATCTCTATCACCTCCGCCCCGCAGCGCAGCATCTGACGCTCTTTTATCTCATCATGTCGGCGGGTGGGGTGCTCGGCGGGCTGTTCGCGGCGCTGTTCGCACCGCTCCTCTTCGACTGGGTTTATGAACATCCGCTACTCGTCCTCGCCGCCGCGGCGCTGCTACCGCTGCCCGCGCTGCTGCCGTGGGACCAGTGGCTGAAGCTGTCGGCGGCGAAAGCGCGCGCCGTCGCGGCGCTGCTCGTCGGGTTCGCCGCTTTTGCCTGCTGGCAAATGGTCGGCGGCTGGACGGGGTCGCTTGCCGGGGCGACGGCGATCTGGGGTCTCGCCATCTTCGTCATCGGCCTGCTCGTGATCGGCTGGCGCTGGGCCTATGTCGCCGCGCTCGCGTTGCTGATGGTCGGAGTCGGCGGCTGGGACACGATGGAGGAAAGCTTCACGGGGATGCGCGTGCGCAGCTATTTCGGCGTCTATACCGTCACCGACGACGGCTATCGTCACCAGCGCCGCCTCGCCCATGGCACGACGCTGCATGGGCTGCAGCGCACCGATACGGGGGGACGGCTCGAACCGACGACCTATTACGGGCACCAGTCGGGGGTCGGGCTGACGCTCGACAAGGCAGAGGCGCTCGCCGGACCCGATGCGGCGGTCGGCATCGTCGGGCTGGGGGCGGGGACGCTCGCCTGCTACCGCCAGCCGGGACAGCAATGGACGATTTTCGAGATCGATCCGGTGATGGTCGATATAGCGCGCGATCCCGCCAAATTCACCTTCCTGTCGGATTGTGCGGGCGACACCCCGGTGGTCATCGGCGACGCGCGCCTGCAAATCGCCAAACAGCCGGCGGGCAAGTTCGATGTCCTCGTCATCGACGCCTTTTCTTCCGACGCGATCCCGCTGCATCTGCTGACCGAGGAAGCGATCGGCATCTACGCGCGGGCGCTGAAGCCCGACGGCATATTGCTGGTCCACATCTCGAACCGCTTCTTCGACCTCGAACCGGTGCTTGCGGCCGAGGCGAAGGCGCGCGGCTGGACGGCGGCGATCCGGATGGATCCGGGACCGATGGGCGACGATTTCGGCGATCTCACCGGGTCGAACTGGGTGGCGCTGACCGCCACGCCCGCACGTATGCGGGAATTGACGGGCGGTATAAAGCTTCGCAAGGACCGCTTCGACAACGGCGCGTGGGTGCCGCTTGCCGCGCGTCCGCATTTCACCCGCTGGACCGACGATTACGCCTCCACGCTGCCGATCCTGCTCTGGAAACATCTCGTAGGAGGCCGCGAATGA
- the hemB gene encoding porphobilinogen synthase, which yields MTQAAFPDLRLRRTRRTGWSRAMVRETQLSPSNLIWPLFVCDGSGTEEPIGSLPGVSRWSVDLLVERARDAVATGIPCLALFPYTQADRRSADGAEALSPDNLMCRAVAAIKQALGDDIGVLTDVALDPYTSHGQDGLIDDAGYVLNDETVEALVGQALNQARAGADIIAPSDMMDGRIGAIRQALEAEGFGHVQIMSYAAKYASAFYGPFRDAVGSRGLLKGDKKTYQMDPANSEEALREVAQDLAEGADSVMVKPGLPYLDIVRAVKDNFAVPVYAYQVSGEYAMIEAAAAAGAGDRDALVLETLLAFRRAGASGVLSYHALHAARLLTA from the coding sequence ATGACCCAAGCCGCTTTCCCCGACCTCCGCCTCCGCCGTACCCGCCGCACCGGCTGGAGCCGCGCGATGGTGCGCGAGACGCAGCTTTCGCCGAGCAACCTCATCTGGCCGCTGTTCGTCTGCGACGGGTCGGGTACCGAGGAGCCGATCGGCAGCCTGCCCGGCGTGTCGCGCTGGTCGGTCGACCTGCTCGTCGAACGGGCCCGCGACGCGGTCGCGACGGGCATCCCCTGCCTCGCGCTGTTCCCCTATACGCAGGCGGACCGGCGCAGCGCGGACGGCGCCGAGGCGCTCAGTCCCGACAATCTGATGTGCCGCGCGGTCGCGGCGATCAAGCAGGCGCTCGGCGACGATATCGGCGTGCTCACCGACGTGGCGCTCGATCCCTATACGAGCCACGGGCAGGACGGGCTGATCGACGATGCGGGCTATGTGCTCAACGACGAAACGGTCGAGGCGCTGGTGGGACAGGCGCTCAATCAGGCGCGCGCGGGGGCCGATATCATCGCGCCCTCCGACATGATGGACGGCCGTATCGGTGCGATCCGGCAGGCGCTGGAAGCCGAAGGCTTTGGCCACGTCCAGATCATGAGCTATGCCGCCAAATATGCCTCGGCCTTCTACGGCCCGTTCCGCGACGCGGTCGGATCGCGCGGGCTGCTGAAGGGCGACAAGAAGACCTATCAGATGGACCCCGCGAACAGCGAGGAGGCGCTGCGTGAAGTCGCGCAGGATCTTGCCGAGGGGGCGGACAGCGTGATGGTCAAACCGGGATTGCCCTATCTCGACATCGTGCGCGCGGTGAAGGACAATTTTGCGGTGCCCGTCTACGCCTATCAGGTGTCGGGCGAATATGCGATGATCGAGGCCGCGGCGGCTGCCGGCGCGGGCGACCGTGACGCGCTCGTCCTCGAAACGCTGCTCGCCTTCCGGCGCGCCGGCGCGTCGGGCGTGCTCAGCTATCATGCGCTCCATGCCGCCCGGCTGCTGACCGCGTGA